ACGTCGGGCTGGCCCTCTGCGCGGAGGCTCGAGGAGACCCGGAGGCAGCGGCCAACGAGTACCACCGGGCGCTGGAGCTTGCTCCGACGGACCTGGAGCTTGTTGCCGAGGTGAATCGGCGAATGGGCGCGGTTCATCGGACCCCGCTGATGGCGGCGCGCGAAGCGATGTCGCGGGGCGCGTTCGCGGATGCCCAGGAGCTGCTCGGCGAGCCGAGCGACGACGAAGACCTCGCCGTCGAGCTGACGCGCGCCCATGCGATGTGGGAGATGGGCGAGCCGCAGGGCGTCTGGGATCTCTGTTGGCGCCTCCTGCAAAAGCACCCAACCTGTGTCCGCGCTCTCCACTGGCTCCACCGGGCAGGCCCGCTCGTCGAGAAACCGCTTTACGTGCGGATCATGGCCAAGCGACTCCAGCAAATTGCGCCCGATCTCCCGCCCTTTTGCCCGTCCATCCGGG
This genomic stretch from Chloroflexota bacterium harbors:
- a CDS encoding tetratricopeptide repeat protein, with product MSREVVGQLRRARAQLDAGDYAAAADTCQKILDEEWYCLPALRMLARSAAATGRIDVAEESFRACANIDPEDDLAHVGLALCAEARGDPEAAANEYHRALELAPTDLELVAEVNRRMGAVHRTPLMAAREAMSRGAFADAQELLGEPSDDEDLAVELTRAHAMWEMGEPQGVWDLCWRLLQKHPTCVRALHWLHRAGPLVEKPLYVRIMAKRLQQIAPDLPPFCPSIRANECASSSS